From a region of the Chlorocebus sabaeus isolate Y175 chromosome 23, mChlSab1.0.hap1, whole genome shotgun sequence genome:
- the KIAA1191 gene encoding putative monooxygenase p33MONOX isoform X1 yields the protein MASRQPEVPALEASGPLGKMSLPIGIYRRALSYDDTLEDPAPMTPPPSDMGSVPWKPVIPERKYQHLAKVEEGEASPPSSAVTLSSAIDSVDKVPVVKAKATHVIMNSLITKQTQESIQHFERQAGLRDAGYTPHKGLTTEETKYLRVAEALHKLKLQSGEITKEERQPASAQSTPSTSPHSSPKQRPRGWFTSGSSTALPGPNPSTMDSGSGDKDRNLSDKWSLFGPRSLQKYDSGSFATQAYRGAQKPSPLELIRAQTNQMAEDPAALKPPKMDIPVVEGKKQPPRAHNLKPRDLNVLTPTGF from the exons ATGGCTTCAAGACAACCAGAAGTGCCTG CTCTTGAGGCTAGTGGGCCTCTAGGCAAGATGTCCCTGCCCATCGGGATATACCGCCGGGCACTCAGCTATGATGATACCCTCGAGGACCCTGCGCCCATGACTCCTCCTCCATCGGACATGGGCAGCGTCCCTTGGAAGCCAGTGATTCCAGAGCGCAAGTATCAGCACCTCGCCAAG gtggaggaaggagaggcCAGTCCACCCTCCTCTGCCGTGACCCTGTCATCGGCCATTGACAGTGTGGACAAGGTCCCAGTGGTGAAGGCTAAAGCTACCCATGTCATCATGAATTCTCTGATCACAA AACAGACCCAGGAAAGCATTCAGCATTTTGAGCGACAGGCAGGGCTGAGAGATGCTGGCTACACACCTCACAAGGGCCTCACCACCGAGGAGACCAAGTACCTTCGAGTGGCCGAAGCACTCCAC AAACTAAAGCTACAGAGTGGAGAGATAACAAAAGAAGAGAGGCAGCCTGCATCAGCCCAGTCCACCCCAAGCACCAGTCCACATTCTTCACCTAAGCAGAGGCCCAG ggGCTGGTTCACTTCTGGTTCTTCCACAGCCTTACCTGGCCCAAATCCCAGCACCATGGACTCTGGAAGTGGGGATAAGGACAGAAACTTGTCAGACAAGTGGAGCCTCTTTGGACCAAGATCCCTTCAAAAGTATGACTCTG GAAGTTTTGCCACCCAGGCCTACCGAGGAGCCCAGAAGCCCTCTCCATTGGAACTGATCCGTGCTCAAACCAACCAAATGGCTGAAGATCCAGCAGCCTTGAAGCCGCCCAAGATGGACATCCCAGtggtggaaggaaagaaacaaccaCCACGGGCCCATAACCTCAAACCCCGTGACTTGAATGTGCTCACACCCACTGGCTTCTAG
- the KIAA1191 gene encoding putative monooxygenase p33MONOX isoform X2 has product MSLPIGIYRRALSYDDTLEDPAPMTPPPSDMGSVPWKPVIPERKYQHLAKVEEGEASPPSSAVTLSSAIDSVDKVPVVKAKATHVIMNSLITKQTQESIQHFERQAGLRDAGYTPHKGLTTEETKYLRVAEALHKLKLQSGEITKEERQPASAQSTPSTSPHSSPKQRPRGWFTSGSSTALPGPNPSTMDSGSGDKDRNLSDKWSLFGPRSLQKYDSGSFATQAYRGAQKPSPLELIRAQTNQMAEDPAALKPPKMDIPVVEGKKQPPRAHNLKPRDLNVLTPTGF; this is encoded by the exons ATGTCCCTGCCCATCGGGATATACCGCCGGGCACTCAGCTATGATGATACCCTCGAGGACCCTGCGCCCATGACTCCTCCTCCATCGGACATGGGCAGCGTCCCTTGGAAGCCAGTGATTCCAGAGCGCAAGTATCAGCACCTCGCCAAG gtggaggaaggagaggcCAGTCCACCCTCCTCTGCCGTGACCCTGTCATCGGCCATTGACAGTGTGGACAAGGTCCCAGTGGTGAAGGCTAAAGCTACCCATGTCATCATGAATTCTCTGATCACAA AACAGACCCAGGAAAGCATTCAGCATTTTGAGCGACAGGCAGGGCTGAGAGATGCTGGCTACACACCTCACAAGGGCCTCACCACCGAGGAGACCAAGTACCTTCGAGTGGCCGAAGCACTCCAC AAACTAAAGCTACAGAGTGGAGAGATAACAAAAGAAGAGAGGCAGCCTGCATCAGCCCAGTCCACCCCAAGCACCAGTCCACATTCTTCACCTAAGCAGAGGCCCAG ggGCTGGTTCACTTCTGGTTCTTCCACAGCCTTACCTGGCCCAAATCCCAGCACCATGGACTCTGGAAGTGGGGATAAGGACAGAAACTTGTCAGACAAGTGGAGCCTCTTTGGACCAAGATCCCTTCAAAAGTATGACTCTG GAAGTTTTGCCACCCAGGCCTACCGAGGAGCCCAGAAGCCCTCTCCATTGGAACTGATCCGTGCTCAAACCAACCAAATGGCTGAAGATCCAGCAGCCTTGAAGCCGCCCAAGATGGACATCCCAGtggtggaaggaaagaaacaaccaCCACGGGCCCATAACCTCAAACCCCGTGACTTGAATGTGCTCACACCCACTGGCTTCTAG